In the Malassezia vespertilionis chromosome 1, complete sequence genome, one interval contains:
- the RPB2 gene encoding DNA-directed RNA polymerase (EggNog:ENOG503NW78; COG:K), which produces MLYDDEVEEISQEDCWDVIKAFFEEKGLVRQQIDSFNEFMSNTVQELVEENRSLTLEQSEQHSGHADDCARRYEIEFGQIYMNKPQQTEADGSTAPLFPQEARQRNLTYSAGLHVDVSQKVLIKGEEDELDENGDQLWVQDPSREEVIDEKVYLGKVPIMLHSQFCWLTDLPDEGKYSLNECPFDSGGYFIINGSEKVLIAQERMAANHVYVFSKAAPSPITYLAEIRSAVERGGKTISTMQVKLFSRNREKNMNNTIKATLPYIRNDIPIVIIFRALGIVPDRDVLQHIAYDFNDTQMLEMLKPCIEEAFVIQDREIALDFIGRRGTTTGLSRSKRTTYAQEILQKEMLPHISMSEGSNTKKAYFFGYMVHRLLLAALDRREIDDRDHFGKKRLDLAGPLLSGLFRMLFRKVTRDIYRHLQKCVEDQKEFHLQAAVRHATITNGLRYSLATGNWGDQKKAMQSKAGVSQVLNRYTFASTLSHLRRCNTPIGRDGKIAKPRQLHNTHWGMVCPAETPEGQACGLVKNLSLMSNISVGTPSAPIVEFLEEFGLNSVVDMQVADPKATKVFVNGVWLGTHDDPGQLVDTLRDLRRKDDISHEVSVVRDIREKELRIYTDSGRMLRPLFIVDQANMSLLIKRHHVQALNDETGEGWNWTRLVQSGVVEYLDTEEEETALICMSPSDLEQSREYKARHGHVPPDTLDATRRLRSAHTFAPDTWTHCEIHPAMILGVCASIIPFPDHNQSPRNTYQAAMGKQAMGVFLTNYQIRMDTMANILYYPQKPLATTRAMEHLRFRELPAGQNAIVAILCYSGYNQEDSVIMNQSAIDRGLFRSLYYRTFQDMEKKVGVITMEEFEKPTRETAIRMKHGTYDKLDVDGLVPPGTRVSGDDIIIGKTAPLPPDSDELGMRSKTHTKKDISTPMKSTESGIVDQVLITTNGEGAKFVKVRVRSTRVPQVGDKFASRHGQKGTVGITYRQEDLPFTAEGVTPDIIINPHAIPSRMTIGHLVECLLSKVATLSGQEGDATPFTDLTVKGVSDILFSLGFQSRGLEVMYNGHTGRKLQAQVYLGPTYYQRLKHMVDDKIHSRARGPVQILTRQPVEGRSRDGGLRFGEMERDCMISHGMANFLKERMYDASDAYRLHVCDICGLTAVANLRKNTFECRACRNRTMISQIHIPYAAKLLFQELMSMGIATRLY; this is translated from the coding sequence ATGTTGTACGACGATGAGGTGGAAGAGATCAGCCAGGAGGACTGCTGGGACGTGATCAAGGCTTTTTTTGAGGAAAAGGGTCTTGTGCGTCAGCAGATCGACAGTTTCAATGAGTTCATGAGCAATACTGTGCAAGAGCTTGTTGAAGAGAACAGGAGTCTCACACTTGAGCAGTCTGAACAGCATTCGGGCCATGCAGATGactgcgcacgccgctaCGAGATTGAGTTTGGGCAGATTTACATGAACAAGCCACAACAAACCGAGGCGGACGgcagcactgcgccacTTTTCCcgcaagaggcgcgccagcgcaacTTGACCTACTCGGCAGGCCTTCATGTGGACGTTTCTCAGAAAGTGCTTATCAAAGGCGAAGAGgacgagctggacgagaaTGGCGACCAGCTTTGGGTCCAGGACCCCAGCCGCGAGGAAGTAATTGACGAAAAGGTATATCTTGGCAAAGTGCCAATTATGCTTCACTCACAGTTTTGCTGGCTCACAGACCTGCCCGACGAGGGCAAGTATAGCTTGAACGAGTGCCCCTTTGACTCTGGCGGCTACTTTATCATCAACGGCTCCGAGAAGGTGCTGATTGCACAAGAACGTATGGCGGCAAACCATGTGTATGTGTTCTCCAAAGCCGCGCCATCCCCGATTACCTATCTTGCCGAGATCCGCAGTGCCGTGGAGCGCGGTGGTAAAACAATCAGCACGATGCAGGTCAAGCTTTTCTCGCGCAACCGCGAAAAGAACATGAACAACACCATCAAGGCAACGCTGCCCTATATCCGTAACGACATTCCGATTGTTATTATctttcgcgcgctgggcattGTGCCTGACCGCGACGTTCTACAGCACATTGCGTACGACTTCAACGACACGCAAATGCTGGAAATGCTGAAACCATGCATTGAAGAAGCGTTTGTGATCCAAGACCGCGAAATCGCGCTTGACTTTATTGGCCGCCGTGGCACTACGACGGGCctttcgcgcagcaaacgTACAACATACGCACAAGAGATTCTGCAAAAAGAAATGCTTCCGCACATTTCCATGTCTGAGGGTTCCAACACAAAGAAGGCCTACTTTTTCGGGTACATGGTTCACCGCCTtcttcttgccgcgctcgaccgCCGGGAGATTGACGACCGCGACCACTTTGGAAAGAAGCGCTTGGACCTGGCCGGCCCCCTTCTCTCTGGCCTTTTTCGCATGCTCTTCCGCAAAGTCACGCGCGACATCTACCGACACTTGCAAAAGTGTGTTGAGGACCAGAAAGAGTTCCATTTGCAAGCAGCCGTGCGCCATGCCACCATTACCAATGGCCTGCGCTACTCACTGGCCACCGGCAACTGGGGCGATCAAAAGAAGGCGATGCAGTCCAAGGCGGGTGTGTCTCAGGTCCTGAACCGCTACACCTTTGCCTCGACTTTATCTcacttgcgtcgctgcaaCACGCCCATCGGCCGCGACGGCAAGATTGCCAAGCCGCGCCAGCTGCACAACACGCACTGGGGCATGGTGTGTCCCGCAGAGACCCCCGAAGGCCAAGCATGTGGTCTGGTCAAGAATCTGAGTCTTATGTCCAACATCTCCGTTGGCACGCCGTCCGCACCGATTGTCGAGTTCTTGGAAGAATTTGGGCTGAACAGCGTGGTTGACATGCAAGTCGCTGATCCCAAGGCGACCAAAGTGTTTGTCAATGGTGTATGGCTTGGCACCCATGACGACCCTGGCCAATTGGTCGATACGCTTCGCGACTTGCGCCGTAAAGACGACATTAGCCACGAAGTCAGTGTCGTACGCGATATTcgcgaaaaagagctcCGGATTTACACAGACAGCGGCCGCATGCTCCGTCCTTTGTTCATTGTCGACCAAGCGAACATGTCGCTCCTCATCAAGCGCCATCACGTCCAAGCGCTCAATGACGAGACTGGCGAAGGCTGGAACTGGACTAGGCTTGTCCAGAGCGGCGTGGTCGAGTACCTTGACacggaagaggaggagaCCGCATTGATCTGCATGAGTCCGTCAGATTTGGAGCAGTCGCGCGAGTACAAAGCACGGCACGGCCATGTGCCGCCGGATACGCTGgatgcgacgcgccgcttgcgttCTGCCCACACCTTTGCGCCAGATACGTGGACGCATTGTGAAATCCATCCGGCCATGATATTGGGTGTGTGTGCGAGTATCATTCCCTTCCCCGACCATAACCAATCGCCACGCAACACATACCAGGCTGCGATGGGCAAGCAGGCAATGGGCGTCTTCCTGACCAACTACCAAATTCGCATGGACACCATGGCCAACATTTTGTACTACCCGCAAAAGCCCCTCGCcacgacgcgcgccatggaaCATTTGCGCTTCCGCGAGCTCCCTGCCGGACAGAATGCCATTGTGGCTATTTTGTGCTACTCGGGCTACAACCAAGAAGACTCGGTGATTATGAACCAGTCGGCCATCGACCGTGGTCTCTTCCGCTCGCTGTACTACCGCACGTTCCAGGATATGGAAAAGAAAGTGGGCGTGATTACCATGGAGGAATTTGAAAAGCCTACGCGCGAAACGGCGATCCGTATGAAGCACGGCACGTATGACAAACTCGACGTCGACGGCCTTGTCCCGCCCGGCACGCGCGTTTCTGGCGACGATATTATTATTGGCAAGACTGCGCCACTGCCTCCGGACAGCGACGAGCTTGGAATGCGCAGTAAAACGCACACGAAAAAAGATATTAGCACGCCGATGAAGAGCACAGAGAGTGGTATTGTCGACCAGGTGCTTATTACCACCAACGGCGAAGGCGCCAAGTTTGTCAAGGTCCGTGTGCGTTCCACGCGTGTTCCCCAGGTCGGCGATAAGTTTGCCTCGCGTCACGGTCAAAAGGGTACGGTGGGCATTACCTACCGTCAAGAAGATTTGCCGTTCACCGCAGAAGGCGTCACGCCCGACATTATCATCAATCCACACGCCATTCCCAGTCGAATGACTATCGGCCATTTGGTCGAGTGTCTCTTGTCCAAAGTTGCCACGCTCTCGGGGCAGGAGGGCGACGCAACGCCATTTACAGACCTCACCGTCAAGGGCGTCTCGGACATTCTTTTCTCGCTCGGCTTCCaatcgcgcggcttggaaGTGATGTACAACGGGCACACGGGGCGCAAATTGCAAGCGCAGGTGTACCTCGGCCCGACATACTACCAGCGCTTGAAGCATATGGTCGACGATAAGATCCACAGTCGTGCGCGTGGTCCTGTCCAGATTCTTACGCGCCAGCCTGTCGAAGGTAGGAGCCGCGACGGTGGTCTGCGATTCGGTGAGATGGAGCGTGACTGTATGATTTCGCACGGGATGGCCAACTTTTTGAAAGAGCGCATGTACGATGCGAGTGATGCGTACCGCTTGCATGTTTGTGATATTTGCGGCTTGACGGCCGTGGCGAACTTGCGCAAGAATACGTTCGagtgccgcgcgtgcaggaaCCGAACCATGATTTCGCAAATCCACATTCCCTATGCTGCAAAGCTGCTCTTCCAGGAGCTCATGAGCATGGGCATTGCGACGCGGTTGTATTAG
- the CWC25 gene encoding RNA-splicing factor (COG:A; EggNog:ENOG503NY8V) gives MGAGDLNMKKSWHPLLRANQERVWQQEQEAQEERKKLDELRKEREHERQMQELQRIHEEAGGKKRVERVEWMYATPAANSGPSESELEDYLLGRKRVDKLLQGTEREVLHAGAQPGVHDGLDSNSQRDIAAKIREDPLFAIKRQEQAVYASLMQNPGRLREMRARLGMREETPRRYESSSRHQDERHRAHRPRRDEHREERRSRHDRSHHDERHARADRHRHDRHKHSERDRHASRHRSRSRSPRRDRAPQDETTRAAKLAAMMQDAKTMDKERNARVEKVQAEEAKERLHEDDQREATHDPRKWKQGGGTGHAAFLLDQQRNLWGEQSGGMDLHERLRRSRHGLQRVEAE, from the coding sequence ATGGGTGCAGGTGATTTGAATATGAAAAAGTCGTGGCACCCGCTCCTACGGGCCAACCAGGAGCGGGTGTGGcagcaggagcaggaggcgcaggaGGAGCGGAAGAAACTCGATGAGCTtcgcaaggagcgcgaaCATGAGCGCCAAATGCAAGAGCTTCAGCGCATCCACGAGGAAGCCGGCGGAAAGAAGCGTGTAGAGCGCGTGGAATGGATGTACGCAACGCCGGCAGCGAATAGCGGGCCATCAGAGAGTGAATTAGAAGACTACCTTTTGGGGAGGAAACGCGTGGACAAGCTATTGCAAGGCACCGAGCGTGAGGTTTTACACGCTGGAGCACAGCCCGGCGTGCACGACGGCCTTGACTCCAATTCGCAGCGCGATATTGCGGCAAAGATTCGCGAAGATCCACTGTTTGCTATAAAGCGGCAGGAGCAGGCCGTGTATGCGTCGCTCATGCAGAACCCAGGTAGACTgcgcgaaatgcgcgcacggctGGGGATGCGCGAAGAGACGCCACGACGCTACGAGTCTAGCAGCAGACACCAAGACGAGCGGCATCGTGCGCACaggccgcgacgcgacgaGCATCGCGAAGAGCGGCGATCGCGACACGATCGATCGCACCACGACGagcgacatgcgcgcgccgaccgACACAGACACGATCGGCACAAGCACAGCGAAAGGGATCGGCACGCGAGCCGCCaccgctcgcgctcgcgctcgcccCGCCGTGATCGCGCTCCCCAAGATGAAaccacgcgcgcggcaaaacTTGCAGCAATGATGCAAGACGCAAAGACTATggacaaggagcgcaatgcgcgggTGGAAAAGGTACAAGCAGAAGAAGCGAAAGAGCGCTTGCACGAAGACGATCAGCGCGAAGCTACACATGATCCACGCAAGTGGAAACAAGGTGGTGGCACGGGCCACGCAGCCTTTCTCCTGgaccagcagcgcaatTTGTGGGGCGAACAGAGCGGCGGCATGGACTTGCacgagcgcttgcgcaggtcTCGTCATGGGCTGCAGCGAGTCGAAGCAGAGTAG